The following proteins are co-located in the Natator depressus isolate rNatDep1 chromosome 4, rNatDep2.hap1, whole genome shotgun sequence genome:
- the CLDN23 gene encoding claudin-23, protein MRTPSVMIVGLVLGPCGLLLNLVSTLTPCWRQVSRIRSKPVDLIYQQGIWDLCEETQSTHQRQCGLPDELGYFSMQPVQVAKGLMVSSLIVTVVGLVVAALGVRCWQEEPHYLLAGLSGLLLFASGLMSLIPVSWYNHDLSTLPVTADSTLEVGYSLVLGYLGSCLELIGGFSLALSLHQCCQECRRKKAATKYPHHSQQGPATVSSRGFMPRSQKPAPKSFSNPVDVLEGERSFSRSLPCDSDL, encoded by the coding sequence ATGCGGACGCCGTCGGTGATGATCGTGGGCCTGGTGCTGGGCCCCTGCGGCCTGCTGCTGAACCTCGTCAGCACGCTGACTCCCTGCTGGAGGCAGGTGAGCAGAATACGCAGCAAGCCCGTGGACCTGATCTATCAGCAGGGCATCTGGGACCTCTGCGAAGAGacccagagcacccaccagcgccagTGCGGCCTGCCTGATGAACTCGGCTACTTCTCCATGCAGCCAGTGCAGGTGGCCAAGGGGCTGATGGTCTCCTCGCTGATTGTGACTGTGGTGGGGCTGGTGGTGGCTGCTCTGGGGGTGCGCTGCTGGCAGGAAGAGCCCCACTACCTACTAGCAGGCCTCTCTGGCCTGCTACTCTTCGCCTCCGGGCTGATGAGCCTCATCCCCGTCTCGTGGTACAACCACGACCTCAGCACCCTGCCAGTGACCGCAGACAGCACCCTGGAGGTGGGCTACAGCCTGGTGCTGGGCTACCTGGGCAGCTGCCTGGAGCTCATTGGGGGCTTCTCCCTGGCACTCAGCCTCCACCAGTGCTGCCAGGAGTGCAGGAGAAAGAAGGCAGCTACCAAATATCCCCACCACAGCCAGCAGGGCCCCGCCACTGTATCTTCCAGAGGCTTCATGCCCCGCAGCCAGAAGCCAGCTCCCAAGTCCTTCAGCAACCCCGTGGATGTACTGGAGGGAGAAAGAAGCTTCAGCCGCTCCCTGCCCTGCGACTCAGACTTATAG